A single region of the Pseudomonas mandelii genome encodes:
- a CDS encoding purine-cytosine permease family protein, with the protein MAALSQSSQTGQDPANQPVPAEARMGRLSLTMAWWAVCSAMFYIVVGASLALSYGARNALIGMVLSVISYGLVNSVLSRFAIRSGLSVALFSRLLFGSTGACLATLIFFSTAIYYAVFEGSVIAVALNHLYPELVYPLAALAVVLYSVPMILGSVQHWLDKLNGVLLPVYLGGLLVAVGLSISRYGYQPQWLDFGPATPSAFGWWDCFVAYMGVWVLMLFTFDYARFGKPEDAEYHGRWNFGMPFYAVTFLLNGAAGIYLVSSIPHEGALNEVSVVMAILQLMGLWGLLFVWATQTRINTANYYLATLNMQAFFGRFGLRGSYLMWALVVGVIVYGLMLADVFAYLLKALAYQGIFVVAWVGVALAQIHYGRNEMAALERGPAFNSVGLTAWFGATALGLALMFVGGGLSSFSAPSTVIAAFALQSGLSHRHRLVLAE; encoded by the coding sequence ATGGCTGCTTTATCGCAATCGAGTCAAACCGGGCAAGACCCGGCCAATCAACCCGTTCCAGCCGAAGCGCGCATGGGGCGATTGTCCCTGACCATGGCCTGGTGGGCGGTGTGCAGTGCGATGTTTTACATCGTGGTCGGCGCCTCACTGGCGTTGTCGTATGGAGCCCGCAACGCACTGATCGGCATGGTTCTGTCGGTGATCAGCTATGGGCTGGTCAATAGCGTGCTCAGCCGCTTTGCGATCCGCAGCGGCTTGTCGGTGGCGTTGTTTTCACGGTTGCTGTTCGGCAGTACCGGGGCGTGCCTGGCAACGTTGATCTTCTTTTCCACGGCGATCTACTACGCGGTATTCGAAGGCTCGGTAATCGCCGTGGCGCTCAATCACCTGTATCCGGAGCTGGTTTATCCGCTGGCCGCATTGGCGGTGGTGCTCTACAGCGTGCCAATGATTCTGGGCAGCGTGCAGCATTGGCTGGACAAGCTCAACGGCGTGTTGTTGCCGGTGTATCTGGGCGGTTTGCTGGTGGCGGTCGGGCTCTCGATCAGTCGATATGGCTACCAGCCGCAATGGCTGGATTTCGGCCCGGCAACACCCAGCGCCTTCGGCTGGTGGGACTGCTTTGTCGCTTACATGGGGGTCTGGGTGCTGATGCTGTTCACCTTCGACTACGCGCGTTTCGGCAAGCCTGAAGACGCCGAGTATCACGGGCGCTGGAACTTCGGCATGCCGTTCTACGCGGTGACCTTCCTGCTCAATGGCGCGGCGGGCATCTATCTGGTCAGCAGTATTCCCCACGAAGGTGCGCTGAACGAAGTCTCTGTGGTGATGGCGATTCTGCAATTGATGGGCTTGTGGGGCTTGTTGTTTGTCTGGGCCACGCAAACCCGGATCAACACCGCCAATTACTACCTGGCGACACTGAACATGCAGGCGTTCTTCGGGCGTTTTGGCCTGCGCGGTTCGTACTTGATGTGGGCACTGGTAGTGGGGGTGATCGTCTACGGCTTGATGCTCGCGGACGTGTTTGCCTACCTCCTCAAAGCGTTGGCCTATCAGGGGATCTTCGTGGTGGCCTGGGTCGGCGTGGCGTTGGCGCAGATACACTACGGGCGCAATGAAATGGCGGCACTCGAACGGGGGCCCGCGTTCAATTCCGTGGGTTTGACGGCGTGGTTTGGTGCCACCGCTTTGGGGCTTGCGTTGATGTTTGTTGGCGGTGGCCTGAGCAGTTTTTCCGCACCCTCTACGGTGATCGCTGCATTTGCGTTGCAGTCGGGCTTATCCCATCGGCACCGGTTAGTGTTGGCTGAGTAG
- a CDS encoding MATE family efflux transporter: MQTPAPQHPLWKTYLLFLAPMVLSNFLQSMSGTINSIYIGQMLGTQALAAVSGMFPIVFFFIALVIGLGAGAGVLIGQAWGAREPHLVKTIAGTTLLLGAMIGLVVAILGSVFARPALQGLGTPADVIDDAVSYAHVMMWIMPSLLVYVLFTQLLRGVSDTVSPLIALVVSTCIGLALTPALIRGWFGLPMMGIQSAAYAGLAGNLSAMGWLAWRLIRKGHPLAPDREMFAAMRLDLVILGKVLRIGLPTGLQMVVLSVSELVILALVNRHGSQATAAYGAVTQIVNYVQFPALSIAITASILGAQAIGAGRLERMGPILRTGLLINVCLTGGLVVLGYLLSHWLLGLFLTEDSTRAMAEHLLHIMLWSLLVFGFQAIVGGIMRASGSVLVPMAISIFCVVGVQLPVAYVLDGQFGLQGVWMAFPVAYLGMLVLQTAYYKKVWKHQAIERLV; encoded by the coding sequence ATGCAAACCCCAGCCCCTCAACATCCCCTCTGGAAAACCTACCTCCTTTTCCTCGCCCCCATGGTCCTCTCCAATTTCCTCCAATCCATGTCGGGCACCATCAACAGCATCTACATCGGCCAAATGCTCGGCACTCAGGCCCTGGCCGCCGTGTCGGGCATGTTCCCCATCGTCTTCTTCTTCATCGCCCTGGTCATTGGCCTCGGCGCAGGTGCTGGCGTGCTCATCGGCCAAGCCTGGGGCGCGCGCGAGCCGCACTTGGTGAAAACCATCGCCGGCACCACGTTGCTCCTGGGCGCAATGATCGGACTGGTAGTGGCGATTTTGGGCAGCGTCTTCGCACGGCCCGCCCTGCAAGGCCTCGGCACACCGGCCGACGTGATTGACGATGCGGTGTCTTACGCCCACGTGATGATGTGGATCATGCCGTCGCTGCTGGTCTACGTGCTGTTCACTCAGTTGCTGCGCGGGGTCAGCGATACGGTGTCGCCGTTGATTGCGTTGGTGGTGTCGACGTGTATCGGGTTGGCGCTGACGCCGGCGTTGATTCGGGGGTGGTTCGGGTTGCCGATGATGGGGATTCAGAGTGCAGCGTATGCGGGGCTGGCGGGGAATTTGTCGGCGATGGGCTGGTTGGCGTGGCGCTTGATTCGCAAGGGGCATCCGTTGGCGCCGGATCGGGAGATGTTTGCGGCGATGCGCCTGGACCTGGTGATTCTCGGCAAGGTGTTGCGCATCGGTTTGCCGACCGGGTTGCAGATGGTGGTGTTGTCGGTGTCGGAGTTGGTGATTCTGGCGCTGGTGAATCGGCACGGTTCACAGGCGACGGCGGCGTATGGGGCGGTGACGCAGATCGTCAATTACGTGCAGTTTCCGGCGTTGTCGATTGCGATCACCGCGTCGATCCTTGGCGCTCAGGCGATCGGGGCAGGGCGGCTTGAGCGCATGGGGCCGATTTTGCGCACGGGGCTGTTGATCAATGTGTGCCTGACCGGTGGTCTGGTCGTGTTGGGGTATTTGCTGTCGCACTGGTTGCTGGGGTTGTTTCTCACCGAGGATTCGACCCGGGCGATGGCGGAACATCTGTTGCACATCATGCTCTGGAGCCTGTTGGTGTTTGGCTTTCAGGCGATTGTCGGTGGCATCATGCGCGCCAGCGGTTCGGTGCTGGTGCCAATGGCGATTTCGATTTTCTGCGTGGTCGGCGTGCAGTTGCCGGTGGCGTATGTGCTGGACGGGCAGTTTGGGTTGCAGGGCGTGTGGATGGCCTTTCCCGTGGCGTACCTGGGCATGCTGGTGTTGCAGACGGCGTATTACAAAAAGGTCTGGAAGCATCAGGCGATCGAGCGGTTGGTGTAG
- a CDS encoding alkyl/aryl-sulfatase, producing MLALLPRQIVLAVLSSCVVIGAVQAAPNDATDATRKANDALLSYLPFANKQDFDDANHGFVADLPSPVIKGDAGNTVIDLSQYDFLKQEGPTPATVNPSLWRQSQLLTIRGLFKVVDGIYQVRNIDLANITFIRGKTGWIVIDPLTSAETAKAALGLVNDKVEKLPVSAVIFTHSHVDHFAGVRAMVDDADVKSGKVPLIAPEGFMEEAVSENVFAGTAMSRRASYMYGNLLPKDPKGTVSGGLGITTAAGTITLLEPNKLIEKTGETLTVDGIEVVFQMAPGTEAPAEMLFYFPQFKAIDLAEDGNHTLHNILTLRGAKVRSAQKWASALGQTIDLWGADAVVSFGSHHWPQWGNDRVVQHLEKQRDLYKYINDQTLRMANQGMTMNEIAEAFVLPDSLAKEFYNRGYYGNLKHNVRATYQLYLGFWDGNPANFDPLPPTEEAKKYVEMVGADKMVKTAQEAYAQGDYRWAATVANKVVFADPKNQAARSVEADALEQMGYQAESGPARNFYLSGAQELRGGVKKMVTPNTSSPDIIRGMTTEMFLDFLAIHLNGPKVGEKSYTFNLNFPDTNATYVLTVKNGVMNYKKGKPLDKTDGTVTLNRTTLDDIALGKLKLGNLSDSGEVKIEGDKDKFKDMLTHFDKFDFWFTIAEP from the coding sequence ATGCTAGCTCTGCTTCCCAGACAAATAGTACTCGCGGTGTTATCGAGTTGCGTGGTAATCGGCGCGGTGCAGGCCGCACCTAACGACGCCACCGATGCAACTCGAAAAGCCAACGATGCTTTGCTCAGCTATTTGCCCTTTGCCAATAAACAAGACTTCGACGATGCGAACCACGGCTTCGTTGCCGATTTACCCAGTCCTGTGATCAAGGGCGATGCAGGCAATACCGTTATCGACCTGTCTCAGTACGACTTTCTCAAGCAAGAAGGCCCGACACCGGCCACCGTCAACCCGAGTCTGTGGCGGCAATCGCAGTTGCTGACGATTCGAGGGTTGTTCAAAGTGGTGGATGGCATCTACCAGGTACGCAATATCGATCTGGCCAACATCACCTTCATCCGTGGCAAGACTGGCTGGATCGTCATTGATCCACTGACTTCGGCGGAAACAGCCAAAGCGGCGCTGGGGCTGGTCAATGACAAAGTTGAAAAACTACCAGTGTCTGCCGTGATATTTACTCACTCGCATGTTGACCACTTCGCTGGCGTGCGCGCGATGGTCGACGACGCCGATGTGAAGTCCGGCAAAGTGCCGCTGATCGCCCCTGAAGGCTTTATGGAAGAAGCGGTCAGTGAAAATGTGTTTGCCGGCACCGCGATGAGCCGTCGCGCTTCTTACATGTACGGCAATCTGTTGCCAAAAGACCCCAAAGGGACGGTCAGTGGTGGCTTGGGTATAACCACAGCAGCAGGCACCATCACCCTGCTCGAACCGAACAAACTGATCGAGAAAACCGGAGAAACACTCACCGTCGACGGGATCGAGGTGGTGTTCCAAATGGCGCCCGGCACAGAAGCTCCGGCTGAAATGCTGTTCTACTTCCCGCAATTCAAAGCCATTGACTTGGCCGAGGATGGCAACCACACCTTGCACAACATTCTGACCCTGCGTGGTGCAAAAGTTCGCAGCGCGCAAAAGTGGGCGAGTGCCCTGGGGCAAACCATTGATCTGTGGGGGGCGGATGCCGTGGTGTCGTTCGGTAGCCACCATTGGCCGCAGTGGGGTAATGATCGCGTTGTGCAGCATCTGGAGAAACAGCGCGACCTCTACAAGTACATTAACGATCAGACGCTGCGCATGGCCAACCAGGGCATGACCATGAACGAGATCGCCGAGGCGTTCGTCCTGCCTGACAGCCTGGCGAAAGAGTTCTATAACCGCGGCTACTACGGCAATCTCAAACATAACGTGCGCGCGACCTATCAACTCTACCTGGGCTTCTGGGACGGTAACCCGGCCAACTTCGATCCATTACCACCAACCGAGGAGGCTAAGAAGTACGTCGAAATGGTGGGTGCCGACAAGATGGTCAAAACCGCTCAGGAAGCCTATGCCCAAGGCGACTACCGCTGGGCGGCGACTGTCGCCAACAAGGTAGTGTTCGCCGATCCGAAGAACCAGGCTGCTCGTTCTGTCGAGGCTGACGCCCTGGAACAGATGGGTTACCAGGCTGAATCGGGGCCTGCGCGTAACTTCTATCTGTCCGGCGCCCAAGAACTGCGGGGGGGCGTCAAGAAAATGGTCACGCCCAATACCAGTTCACCTGACATCATTCGCGGCATGACCACTGAAATGTTTCTCGACTTCCTTGCCATTCACTTGAATGGCCCGAAAGTCGGCGAGAAGTCCTATACGTTCAACCTCAACTTCCCGGACACCAACGCCACGTACGTATTGACTGTAAAAAACGGCGTCATGAACTACAAAAAAGGCAAGCCATTGGATAAGACCGACGGCACGGTCACTCTTAACCGGACCACCCTCGATGACATCGCCTTGGGCAAACTGAAACTGGGCAACTTATCGGACAGTGGCGAAGTGAAAATCGAAGGCGACAAGGACAAATTTAAAGACATGCTGACCCATTTCGACAAGTTCGATTTCTGGTTCACCATCGCGGAACCGTAG
- a CDS encoding TrkH family potassium uptake protein — translation MSLAAIRLIGFILGLFLITLAVSMAIPMITLVVYERSDDLSAFLWSSLITFICGLLLIVRGRPDTGQLRPRDMYLLTTGSWVVVCTFAALPMVFISDISYTDAFFETMSGITTTGSTVLTGLDSSSPGLLIWRSMLHWLGGIGFIGMAVAILPLLRVGGMRLFQTESSDWSEKVTPRSHMAAKYILLLYLGLTGIGALALWLAGMTPFEAVNHAMSLISTGGFSTSDSSLGHWTQPAIHWVAVAIMILGSLPFTLYVATLRGNRRALLKDHQVRGFIGFLFVTSLCVGTWLYFHSDYGWWDAFRIVAVNVTSVVTTTGVAVGDYTLWGSFAVLLFFYLTFVGGCSGSTAGGLKIFRFQVAAALLVSSLKQLIHPRAVIQKKYNGHPIDEEIVRSLLTFSFFFTITIAAIALGLALIGLDWTTALSGAATAVCNVGPGLGTIIGPAGNFSTLPDAAKWLLTIGMLLGRLEILTVLVLVTPVFWKY, via the coding sequence ATGTCCCTCGCAGCCATTCGGCTTATCGGATTCATCCTAGGGCTTTTTCTGATCACGCTGGCCGTGAGCATGGCTATTCCCATGATCACACTGGTGGTCTATGAGCGTAGCGACGATCTGTCAGCATTTCTCTGGTCGAGTTTGATTACCTTTATCTGTGGCCTCCTGTTAATCGTGAGGGGACGCCCGGATACTGGCCAGCTTCGTCCCAGGGATATGTACCTGCTGACGACCGGAAGCTGGGTAGTCGTGTGCACCTTCGCAGCGTTGCCAATGGTGTTCATCAGCGATATCAGCTACACCGATGCATTCTTTGAAACGATGTCTGGTATCACAACCACTGGCTCGACTGTCCTCACCGGTTTGGATAGCTCATCTCCCGGCTTGTTGATATGGCGCTCCATGCTGCATTGGTTGGGAGGCATCGGCTTCATCGGCATGGCGGTGGCGATCCTCCCGCTGTTGCGAGTAGGCGGCATGCGTCTGTTCCAGACAGAGTCCTCAGATTGGTCGGAGAAAGTGACACCTCGCTCCCACATGGCAGCCAAGTACATTCTTTTGCTCTACCTTGGGCTCACTGGCATCGGAGCCCTGGCGCTCTGGCTCGCTGGAATGACGCCATTCGAAGCGGTCAACCACGCAATGTCATTGATCTCCACCGGGGGATTTTCGACTTCGGACTCCTCACTTGGGCATTGGACGCAACCAGCGATTCACTGGGTAGCGGTGGCCATCATGATTCTGGGCAGCCTGCCCTTCACCTTGTACGTCGCGACATTGCGGGGCAATCGGCGCGCGCTGCTCAAGGATCACCAGGTCCGCGGATTTATTGGGTTCCTGTTCGTCACATCACTGTGCGTGGGCACCTGGCTGTACTTTCACAGCGATTACGGATGGTGGGACGCGTTTCGTATCGTGGCAGTGAACGTGACCTCGGTTGTCACGACCACCGGAGTTGCGGTTGGCGACTACACCTTGTGGGGCAGCTTCGCTGTCTTGCTCTTTTTCTACCTGACCTTCGTCGGTGGATGTTCAGGCTCAACGGCAGGTGGCCTTAAAATCTTCCGTTTCCAGGTTGCAGCCGCTCTCCTGGTCAGTAGCTTGAAGCAGTTGATCCATCCTCGAGCCGTGATACAGAAGAAGTACAACGGTCATCCGATCGACGAGGAAATCGTGCGCTCGCTTTTGACCTTCTCGTTCTTCTTCACGATCACTATTGCGGCCATCGCCTTGGGCCTGGCGCTGATTGGGCTTGATTGGACTACAGCGTTAAGCGGTGCCGCTACTGCGGTGTGTAACGTCGGGCCAGGGCTGGGCACGATCATTGGGCCCGCCGGTAATTTCTCAACATTACCTGATGCGGCCAAATGGCTACTGACCATTGGAATGCTTCTGGGAAGATTGGAAATCCTGACGGTGCTGGTACTTGTCACTCCAGTTTTCTGGAAATATTGA
- a CDS encoding META domain-containing protein encodes MKRFVMLIAISLLTTACQSTNDNGVTRLDNCVCYKSTEAQHLPASQMAWTDPETLQEQFSHCICRALVDLKKVDDPGKFFVPGTEIRTELK; translated from the coding sequence ATGAAACGTTTCGTCATGCTCATCGCGATCTCTTTGCTGACCACTGCTTGTCAGAGCACAAATGATAATGGCGTCACCCGACTAGACAATTGTGTCTGCTATAAATCGACCGAGGCACAACATTTGCCAGCATCGCAAATGGCATGGACAGACCCCGAAACGTTGCAGGAGCAATTCTCACATTGCATTTGCCGGGCCTTGGTTGACCTGAAGAAGGTCGATGATCCCGGCAAATTTTTCGTACCCGGAACCGAAATAAGAACGGAACTGAAATAA
- a CDS encoding bifunctional diguanylate cyclase/phosphodiesterase: MPNALPTISCSSTNRSSVALTRTSLFKFVGLLAGVFLFACFSLVYVAQNLDRTEERDSAFYTKKAVESLEKSLSSTVKDYAFWGDAYKHLHTQVDVDWAYVRQNLGTTLYTEFGFRGVFVVNDVNRTVYSLVKGQRVSVEVEQWLEQSVDAILDKAREGAETETPTTTFINVGGIPALVAAAAITPGTDPTVIADDRSASVLIFVDMLDSAKLATIGRDFGVDGLHTAAPDEIPLVSAYPLGEAGAAGVLQWSPHKPGLQLLALGLPLVGLAALLVCLMTWVILRRTTAAAQALDASYASLQSSQTDLATSEARFRDVVEASSDWVWEMDAGWRFTYLSERFEDITGFSRTAWIGAAMDDLLRTELGTLSQWLSIPNRRPDISVQCRYVDTNGQERITRLSARVMAGGGFRGTATDVTEEVEARRRIEFLSQHDALTGLPNRTRLQEFLDGKLKALPTLEQPLVMLSLDLDRFKPVNDLLGHAAGDLVLNQVSSRLADCVRHGDLVARIGGDEFVLILTDVSSQEEVEALCRRLIESIEQPIQINEQEVFVSASIGIAMAPNDASEATELLRYADIALYEAKAGGRNTWRFYAGDMNARIIERRRLESDLRFAIKNGELRLHFQPRYRISDGQMVGAEALIRWQHPERGLIPPDTFIPIAEESGLILFLSDWVIDTACRCAARWPEHLFVSVNLSPSEFKRGNLVERVQKALHNSGIAPTRVELEITENVMLEDAPGALELMRTLKRLGVRICMDDFGTGYSSLSYLRTFPFDGLKIDRSFLNKLVESDDESIIQAIVGLGRALSLTVTAEGIETAEQLDLLKAVSCDEGQGFFLSRPLDTDAFNLLVKARKNTDAKSKV, from the coding sequence ATGCCTAACGCTCTCCCCACCATCTCTTGTTCTTCAACCAATCGCTCAAGCGTGGCCCTGACTCGAACTTCGCTATTCAAGTTTGTGGGTCTTTTGGCGGGGGTTTTCTTATTTGCCTGCTTTTCACTTGTTTATGTTGCGCAAAATCTAGATCGGACGGAGGAGCGTGACAGTGCGTTTTACACGAAGAAAGCCGTGGAATCGTTGGAAAAATCGCTGAGCTCGACCGTCAAGGATTACGCCTTTTGGGGCGATGCTTACAAGCACTTGCATACTCAGGTAGACGTGGACTGGGCGTATGTACGGCAAAATCTCGGGACGACACTTTATACAGAGTTTGGGTTTCGGGGAGTGTTTGTAGTCAACGATGTCAATCGTACCGTTTATTCCTTGGTCAAGGGTCAGAGGGTGTCAGTTGAAGTCGAACAATGGCTCGAACAGTCTGTTGATGCGATTCTCGATAAAGCACGTGAGGGAGCGGAAACCGAAACGCCGACGACTACGTTCATCAATGTGGGAGGGATACCTGCCCTCGTCGCTGCGGCTGCGATTACGCCCGGAACCGATCCAACGGTCATAGCGGATGATAGATCGGCGTCGGTGTTGATATTCGTTGACATGTTGGACAGCGCCAAGCTCGCAACAATAGGCCGGGATTTCGGGGTAGATGGCCTGCACACGGCCGCTCCCGACGAAATCCCCTTGGTGTCTGCCTATCCCCTGGGCGAGGCCGGTGCAGCAGGCGTCCTGCAATGGAGTCCGCACAAACCAGGGCTGCAATTATTGGCGCTGGGGTTGCCCTTGGTGGGACTCGCTGCGCTGCTGGTGTGCCTGATGACGTGGGTGATCTTGCGTCGTACGACGGCCGCTGCGCAGGCGCTTGACGCCAGCTATGCATCGCTGCAAAGCAGTCAGACCGACCTTGCCACCAGTGAGGCGCGCTTTCGTGATGTTGTTGAGGCCAGTTCGGATTGGGTATGGGAAATGGACGCCGGTTGGCGCTTCACCTATCTATCCGAGCGATTTGAAGATATCACGGGCTTTTCCAGGACTGCATGGATTGGTGCGGCGATGGATGATCTGCTGCGCACTGAATTAGGCACTTTATCTCAGTGGCTCAGTATTCCGAATCGTCGTCCGGATATCAGTGTTCAGTGCCGCTACGTGGATACAAATGGCCAAGAGCGAATCACCCGTCTTTCGGCGCGAGTCATGGCAGGAGGAGGATTCCGGGGGACAGCAACCGACGTCACGGAGGAAGTTGAAGCCCGTCGACGAATCGAATTCCTCTCACAACATGATGCCCTGACCGGCCTTCCCAACAGGACACGACTACAGGAGTTTCTTGATGGCAAACTCAAAGCGTTGCCGACACTAGAACAACCCTTGGTCATGCTCAGTCTGGACCTTGATCGATTCAAACCAGTGAATGATCTGTTAGGACATGCCGCAGGTGACCTGGTGCTTAACCAGGTGTCGAGCCGCTTGGCAGACTGTGTTCGCCACGGTGATCTTGTCGCTCGGATTGGGGGGGACGAGTTTGTACTGATACTCACCGATGTCAGTTCCCAGGAGGAAGTCGAGGCGCTTTGTCGCCGTTTGATCGAGTCCATCGAGCAGCCGATTCAAATCAATGAGCAAGAGGTATTTGTCAGTGCCAGTATTGGTATCGCGATGGCGCCAAATGACGCTAGCGAGGCGACTGAGCTGCTACGTTATGCGGATATTGCGTTGTATGAAGCCAAGGCTGGAGGTCGTAATACCTGGCGTTTCTATGCGGGGGATATGAACGCCAGGATTATTGAGCGGCGTCGTCTGGAAAGTGATCTGCGCTTTGCAATAAAGAATGGAGAACTTCGACTCCACTTCCAACCGCGCTACCGAATCTCAGACGGGCAGATGGTCGGCGCTGAAGCGTTGATACGGTGGCAACATCCTGAGCGCGGGTTAATACCTCCCGATACGTTCATCCCCATCGCTGAAGAATCCGGCCTGATTCTTTTCTTGAGTGACTGGGTCATCGACACCGCCTGCCGTTGCGCCGCACGGTGGCCGGAACACTTGTTTGTATCCGTCAACCTTTCACCTAGCGAATTCAAGCGAGGCAATTTGGTGGAGCGTGTGCAGAAAGCACTTCACAACTCAGGAATCGCGCCTACCCGGGTAGAGTTGGAGATTACTGAAAACGTCATGCTCGAAGATGCCCCCGGCGCACTAGAGCTGATGCGTACATTGAAGCGCCTGGGCGTGCGCATATGCATGGACGACTTTGGCACGGGGTATTCTTCACTGAGTTATTTGCGCACGTTCCCCTTCGATGGCCTGAAGATAGACCGGAGCTTTCTAAACAAACTGGTCGAAAGTGATGATGAGTCCATCATCCAGGCGATTGTGGGCTTGGGCCGCGCGTTATCACTCACCGTTACGGCGGAAGGGATTGAAACTGCCGAACAGTTGGATTTGCTCAAAGCAGTGTCGTGCGATGAAGGCCAAGGTTTCTTTCTAAGTCGGCCACTTGATACTGACGCCTTTAACCTGTTGGTGAAGGCCCGAAAAAACACAGACGCCAAGAGCAAGGTTTAG
- a CDS encoding nuclease-related domain-containing protein, producing the protein MLVWLLPLLLVWTLLRTRLFKGWFGERLVRLRAHFRLDRQVYRRLHDVTLITPDGATQIDHVFVSPFGIFVLETKHMKGWIFGGEKQAQWTQLIYKKRFAFQNPNRQNYKHLKALQAALGIGPDFVHSVIVFVGPSTFKTRMPANVTRGGGWVHYIKSFQQTVFSEAQVTAMLQTLQAGRLAPTLATRREHVLRLKQRDDPSASRQCPRCGSALVVRTYNGGPRSGQQFWGCSTFPKCRTVQPISPGS; encoded by the coding sequence ATCCTGGTCTGGCTACTACCACTGCTGCTGGTATGGACGCTGCTGCGCACGCGCCTGTTCAAAGGCTGGTTCGGTGAACGTCTGGTGCGTTTGCGCGCACACTTTAGATTGGATCGTCAGGTTTACCGTCGCCTGCATGACGTGACACTGATCACCCCGGACGGCGCCACGCAGATCGACCATGTGTTTGTGTCGCCCTTCGGCATTTTTGTGCTGGAGACCAAGCACATGAAAGGCTGGATCTTCGGTGGTGAGAAGCAGGCTCAGTGGACGCAGCTGATTTACAAGAAGCGCTTCGCCTTCCAGAATCCGAACCGCCAGAACTACAAACACTTGAAGGCCCTGCAAGCGGCGTTGGGCATCGGCCCGGACTTTGTGCATTCGGTCATCGTGTTTGTCGGCCCAAGCACTTTCAAGACCAGGATGCCGGCTAATGTCACCCGAGGCGGTGGCTGGGTCCATTACATCAAGTCTTTCCAGCAAACGGTGTTCAGCGAGGCGCAGGTGACGGCCATGTTGCAGACCTTGCAAGCAGGTCGCCTGGCGCCGACGCTCGCTACCCGGCGTGAACATGTGCTACGCCTGAAGCAACGCGACGATCCATCGGCCTCGCGCCAATGCCCGCGCTGCGGCAGTGCGCTGGTGGTGCGGACATACAACGGTGGCCCGAGGAGCGGTCAACAGTTTTGGGGCTGCAGCACTTTTCCCAAGTGCCGAACGGTGCAGCCCATTTCGCCAGGCAGCTAA
- a CDS encoding DUF6130 family protein, with product MSLALRNLSTFALGAFLCVAAWGQGVADTDQPPAILPLESEAGPKLIAYPPLAAPLARGVVIIQYRTEHARIMPVFGKTAVEVSPRLGHLHVTVDDWKGTWAHTSEDPIILVGLTPGAHKVLLEVADPSHKILTSTVVNFVVPQKNPADAPHVEERHAVKP from the coding sequence ATGTCCCTTGCTCTCAGAAATCTATCTACCTTTGCGTTGGGTGCCTTCCTTTGCGTAGCCGCGTGGGGTCAAGGGGTAGCAGACACCGATCAGCCACCGGCCATACTCCCATTGGAGTCTGAGGCAGGACCAAAACTCATTGCCTACCCGCCGCTCGCCGCGCCGCTGGCCCGCGGGGTTGTCATTATTCAGTATCGAACCGAGCACGCCCGGATCATGCCGGTATTTGGCAAAACGGCTGTCGAAGTATCACCACGGCTCGGCCACCTTCACGTGACCGTCGACGACTGGAAAGGTACTTGGGCGCACACCAGTGAAGACCCGATTATTTTGGTTGGGCTGACGCCGGGCGCTCACAAGGTTCTACTTGAAGTGGCTGATCCGAGTCATAAGATTTTGACCAGTACGGTGGTGAACTTTGTCGTTCCGCAGAAGAACCCAGCGGACGCTCCTCATGTTGAAGAACGCCACGCAGTGAAACCATAA